One Clostridia bacterium DNA window includes the following coding sequences:
- a CDS encoding transglutaminase-like domain-containing protein translates to MDLSLFLAEDEYVDFSSSIITEKAYELFHNIKTDVEKAKIAFEYVRDEIPHSFEIGAKVITARASEALANKTGICHAKANLFAALLRTQCIPTGFCFQRMTIANDDSLGYAVHCYNAIYIDYHWIKVDASGQANGKTAQFSLTEPVLAFPVGEEYDEYFWDGIYARPHSDTMKMLEKAKSLRDIRDNIPDYVNEPPDILE, encoded by the coding sequence ATGGATTTATCATTATTTTTGGCAGAGGATGAATATGTTGATTTTTCATCGTCGATAATAACGGAAAAGGCATATGAATTATTTCATAACATAAAAACAGATGTTGAAAAAGCTAAGATTGCGTTCGAGTATGTAAGAGATGAAATCCCTCACTCATTCGAAATAGGGGCAAAAGTGATTACGGCAAGGGCGTCCGAAGCATTGGCAAATAAGACTGGAATATGCCATGCAAAAGCCAATCTTTTTGCGGCGTTATTGAGAACGCAATGTATTCCGACTGGTTTTTGCTTTCAGCGCATGACGATTGCAAATGATGACTCGTTGGGCTATGCCGTTCATTGTTACAACGCAATATATATTGACTACCATTGGATTAAAGTTGATGCCAGCGGGCAGGCAAATGGGAAAACCGCTCAGTTTTCTTTGACCGAGCCAGTACTCGCTTTCCCTGTAGGAGAGGAATATGATGAATATTTTTGGGACGGCATATATGCGAGACCTCATTCAGACACAATGAAAATGCTTGAGAAAGCAAAGTCATTACGAGATATCCGTGACAATATTCCGGATTATGTTAATGAGCCTCCGGATATTCTGGAATAG
- a CDS encoding CD3324 family protein produces MGYVHALEILPEGLIEEIQQYVDGQVIYIPKIKSNRCKWGEKTDTKAYFKERNFEIYNSYKNGTAVFELSEKYFLTPKSIQRIIRNMQFL; encoded by the coding sequence ATGGGCTATGTTCACGCTTTGGAAATTCTGCCCGAAGGATTGATTGAAGAAATCCAACAATATGTTGACGGGCAAGTTATATACATTCCAAAAATAAAATCAAACAGATGTAAGTGGGGAGAAAAGACAGATACGAAAGCATATTTCAAAGAAAGAAATTTTGAAATATACAATAGTTACAAAAACGGCACGGCTGTTTTTGAACTGTCAGAGAAATATTTTTTAACCCCCAAAAGTATTCAACGCATTATACGAAATATGCAATTTTTATGA
- a CDS encoding GNAT family N-acetyltransferase encodes MEIVKIIDSDKAKYIELLLIADEQLSMIEKYLYRGDMFALCDDDVKAICIVTQEQSGVYEIKNIVTVPEYQRKGYGQHLISFIAAYYKKSGNELYVGTGDSPMTLNFYEKCGFEKSHIVKNFFIDNYDHPMYENGQQLVDMIYLKRHL; translated from the coding sequence ATGGAAATTGTGAAAATTATTGATAGCGATAAAGCAAAGTACATTGAATTGCTACTTATTGCAGATGAACAGCTAAGTATGATAGAGAAATATTTGTATCGTGGTGATATGTTCGCCTTGTGTGATGATGATGTTAAAGCGATTTGCATTGTTACACAAGAGCAATCCGGCGTTTATGAAATTAAGAATATTGTTACCGTTCCTGAATATCAACGGAAAGGATATGGACAACATCTAATCTCATTTATTGCTGCTTACTACAAAAAATCTGGTAACGAGTTATATGTTGGAACAGGCGATAGCCCTATGACACTTAATTTCTACGAGAAATGCGGATTTGAAAAATCACACATTGTTAAAAACTTTTTTATAGACAATTACGACCACCCTATGTATGAAAATGGACAACAGTTAGTGGATATGATTTATTTGAAAAGACATCTATAA